In Leptospiraceae bacterium, one DNA window encodes the following:
- a CDS encoding porin OmpL1 has product MIKKIIRIFLAIGLVACTGSALSAKSSIIVGGGLQFDLGQLGGTIMKDGLDSTQVTRDSYGNYNGQQKLIIAENKLQAAENVSGGALNVKGDGSMTGGVLNFGYEQDIGKAFFFRVGVNYTQKIMGGRTTSNFMGYNWYDITWNYRSIIVPAYFGIKIAVAESSAFYMGAGIHYYNGGWGVKGRNDGAGLNAASGGLGKSLVSSAADPAVINEDAQFHVTGFGFNWLLGAQTKISDKGSLFLELETILSAKMGTAGTKSYGGMTGMSPLPAYPVVLGGQIYRIGYKHEL; this is encoded by the coding sequence ATGATCAAAAAGATTATTAGAATCTTTTTAGCGATCGGTCTCGTAGCTTGTACAGGGTCTGCACTAAGTGCTAAATCCAGTATCATAGTGGGGGGCGGTCTTCAATTTGATCTAGGTCAGTTGGGTGGAACCATCATGAAAGATGGTCTTGATTCTACTCAAGTGACAAGAGACAGTTACGGTAACTACAACGGACAGCAAAAGCTGATTATCGCTGAAAACAAACTACAGGCTGCGGAAAACGTATCTGGTGGTGCACTCAACGTAAAAGGTGATGGTTCTATGACCGGTGGAGTTTTAAACTTTGGATACGAGCAGGATATAGGAAAGGCGTTCTTTTTCAGAGTAGGCGTAAACTATACCCAAAAAATTATGGGTGGTCGCACCACTTCTAATTTCATGGGATACAACTGGTATGACATTACTTGGAATTACCGTTCTATTATAGTTCCTGCTTATTTTGGTATTAAAATTGCTGTAGCTGAGTCTTCTGCGTTCTATATGGGTGCAGGTATCCACTACTACAATGGTGGTTGGGGAGTAAAAGGCAGAAACGACGGTGCCGGCTTAAACGCTGCATCAGGTGGACTCGGAAAATCTTTAGTATCTTCTGCTGCTGACCCTGCGGTTATCAATGAAGACGCTCAATTCCATGTTACAGGATTTGGTTTTAACTGGTTACTCGGTGCTCAAACCAAGATTTCCGACAAAGGCTCACTTTTCCTCGAATTGGAAACAATCCTAAGCGCGAAAATGGGAACTGCAGGAACCAAGTCTTATGGCGGTATGACAGGTATGTCTCCACTTCCAGCTTACCCTGTGGTACTCGGTGGACAGATTTACAGAATCGGCTACAAGCACGAACTATAA